The following coding sequences are from one Paenibacillus sp. JDR-2 window:
- a CDS encoding SRPBCC family protein: protein MYTRNEITINCDKETAFRYARQVENWPVLLPHYRGVQFEQGSSDRGGLVMMKAVRPFKPFKWPVWWVSEMNVDEQLCSVYYKHIRGVTTGMEVEWLIEAQQDEKKQVKVTIIHRWLQPPLGRRLAADMIGEVFVYAIADRTLQGLKQRIEELGNQQDLQEEVG, encoded by the coding sequence ATGTATACCCGTAATGAAATCACCATAAATTGCGATAAAGAAACGGCTTTCCGGTATGCCCGGCAGGTGGAGAATTGGCCGGTGCTGCTTCCGCATTACCGGGGAGTACAGTTCGAGCAGGGCAGCAGCGACCGGGGCGGACTAGTCATGATGAAAGCGGTAAGACCGTTTAAGCCGTTTAAATGGCCGGTCTGGTGGGTTAGCGAAATGAATGTGGACGAGCAGTTATGCTCGGTGTATTACAAGCATATTCGAGGCGTTACTACCGGAATGGAAGTCGAATGGCTGATAGAGGCACAACAGGATGAGAAGAAGCAGGTAAAAGTGACGATTATCCATCGTTGGCTGCAGCCGCCGCTTGGCAGAAGATTGGCAGCCGACATGATCGGCGAGGTATTCGTCTATGCGATTGCGGACCGGACTTTGCAGGGGCTGAAACAGCGGATCGAAGAGCTTGGGAACCAACAAGACTTACAGGAAGAGGTGGGCTAA
- a CDS encoding beta-ketoacyl-[acyl-carrier-protein] synthase family protein, with amino-acid sequence MNEIRAVVTGIGCVTPIGIGVEALWAGVQRGESAVKPIDRFVPEGLRSRIAAQIPHFDATAFMDKKRAHRMDRYSQLAVAGGIMALRDSGLDAEDLETERAGVFMGSALGGIAFAEEQCGQYYHGGFRSVSPTLGFSVFGGAASCNLAMEFGFTGPNETNAMSCGSGAVAIGRALQAIRRGEADVVLAGGSEAPLAPLSFGAFDMLRAMSTRNEEPASASRPFDRNRDGFVMGEGSAILVIEAEHHARARGARIYGELAGFGLTNDAHHMSAPLPTGAQAARALKLALSSADMSPDDVSYVNAHGSSTLLNDVTESKVIRSVFGSRPVAVSGTKGLYGHPLGASGAIEAAITLLSLNQGWLPPTTNLSEPDPEAEIDLVARQAREVKAEAAVSNSYGFGGVNAVLAFRKA; translated from the coding sequence ATGAACGAGATTAGAGCGGTGGTAACCGGTATCGGCTGCGTAACCCCGATTGGCATAGGAGTCGAAGCGTTATGGGCAGGCGTGCAGCGGGGAGAAAGCGCCGTCAAACCGATTGACCGATTTGTGCCGGAAGGGCTCCGCAGCCGGATTGCCGCGCAAATTCCGCATTTTGACGCGACGGCTTTTATGGACAAGAAACGGGCGCACCGGATGGATCGTTATTCCCAGCTGGCTGTAGCCGGCGGAATTATGGCTCTTCGCGATTCCGGACTGGATGCGGAGGATTTGGAAACCGAGCGGGCCGGCGTCTTTATGGGCTCGGCCCTAGGCGGAATCGCTTTTGCGGAGGAACAATGCGGGCAATATTATCATGGCGGCTTCCGTTCCGTGTCGCCAACGCTTGGCTTCTCCGTATTTGGCGGGGCAGCCTCCTGCAATCTCGCGATGGAGTTCGGATTTACCGGACCTAACGAAACAAATGCGATGTCCTGCGGCTCGGGTGCGGTTGCTATTGGCAGGGCCTTGCAGGCCATCCGGCGCGGCGAAGCGGATGTCGTGCTGGCGGGCGGCTCGGAAGCACCGCTTGCTCCTTTGTCTTTTGGCGCTTTCGATATGCTGCGCGCGATGTCGACGCGCAATGAAGAGCCGGCAAGCGCAAGCAGACCGTTTGACCGGAACCGGGACGGCTTTGTCATGGGAGAAGGCTCCGCCATTCTTGTTATTGAAGCCGAGCATCATGCCCGTGCCCGCGGCGCAAGGATCTATGGTGAGCTGGCTGGCTTTGGATTAACTAACGACGCCCATCATATGAGCGCGCCTCTTCCTACAGGTGCGCAAGCTGCCCGGGCGCTCAAGCTGGCGCTCTCGAGCGCGGATATGTCGCCGGATGACGTCTCGTACGTAAATGCGCACGGATCTTCAACGCTGCTTAATGATGTGACGGAATCAAAGGTGATCCGAAGCGTATTTGGCAGCCGTCCGGTTGCGGTCAGCGGAACAAAAGGCTTGTACGGTCATCCGCTTGGAGCTTCCGGCGCAATAGAAGCGGCGATTACGCTGCTTTCCTTGAATCAAGGCTGGCTGCCGCCAACAACGAATTTGAGCGAACCGGATCCGGAGGCCGAGATTGATCTGGTTGCACGTCAGGCAAGAGAAGTGAAGGCCGAGGCCGCCGTATCGAATTCCTACGGTTTCGGCGGGGTTAATGCGGTGTTGGCATTCCGCAAAGCATAA
- a CDS encoding VOC family protein yields the protein MPVKPHPVQATVGSIFIHVRNMERAANWYAALLGIELADPSYDSVFPLKVDNTFLILDANRTDSFQPTELPLFSFPTDDIEETIAFLNDLQVEMVGEPERFPDISFVTVKDSEGNHLMFVQEL from the coding sequence ATGCCAGTTAAGCCTCATCCCGTTCAAGCAACGGTCGGATCCATTTTCATTCATGTCCGCAACATGGAGAGAGCCGCCAATTGGTACGCAGCACTGCTTGGTATCGAACTTGCCGATCCGTCCTATGACAGCGTTTTTCCGCTCAAAGTTGACAATACTTTTTTGATTCTTGACGCTAACCGTACAGATTCCTTCCAGCCCACCGAGCTTCCGCTTTTTTCTTTCCCAACGGATGATATCGAGGAGACGATCGCCTTCCTAAATGACTTGCAGGTTGAGATGGTTGGCGAGCCGGAACGTTTTCCCGATATTTCTTTTGTTACGGTGAAGGATTCGGAAGGCAACCATTTGATGTTCGTGCAAGAGCTGTAA